The nucleotide window GAGCGTAGTTACTCAGGGTTTGCTTCAATTCAATCATGCTCTACCCAGGAAGGATTTCGGTTATTGGAAAATCCATTTGGTGGTTTccaactgtgatttgcattgatTGAATTGAAATTTAGCCCATTCTTGTAGCCCATGATGTATCATTTTGGTAGAAGTATTTTGTCCTGTCTCTTGTATAAACACCAGTCTTTTAACACAATTTTCATAATATGTAtaccagcatttttttttcctggccatacagaaacatgtttttaagggttttttttatgaatatGGAGAACTAGAGGGGAAAACTCATAGTCCCAAAAGGAAATAAAGGGAAAACGTGTCTGGGGAGTAAACAAATCCAACGTTAAAATGTTCTACCAAAGTGAAATATTGCTTTTGATTTATACAGCTGTTTAATCCCATGCTGTAcaagcttcttctttttttttttatcatattcTCTTATATTGGAATTTATCACATTTAAGACGTTTTCTCCAACTAGCAACTACTAGCTAGAATTTATTTGCAGACTGTGTATGTTTGCAGCCTCGTAGCACAAATAGCTGTACTGGCTGTAGAAGCAATGACCTGCGTAGTTTACCATCATCCTCTGCTTCAGTCTTGTCCCTTTATATCTGAACCTCAAATTAATTCCCTTTGTCTGCTTTGTTATCTCTTCAGTCATTGCTTTGTTTGTGATTGATGTGTCTTTCTTATGACTCTCTTTTCTGCCTTTCCCATCTCATCATTTTCAGAGCCAAGTCGGTCCCACGGAGGTCCAGACGGTCGGGTACGTGGCGAGGAGAGCGAGCCGTCGGATGATGAAATGCTTTCTCTCTCCAGCCAGCAAAGCAATGCCAGTGCAGCCCATCAGAAACCCGACCTCCCGGCTCCCACTTCTGCTGCCCCTGCTCCCGCTGAGGAAGTCGATCTTCTCGGCCTCGATGGGGACGAGGTCAACCGTCCGTCATCTAAGCCCCCATCTACATCAGCTGCAACCACTGACCTCCTAGGGGACTTGTTTGGGGGCCCACCTCAGTCAACCAGCGGGCCTTCATCTGCCCAGTCCACTCCACACAAAGTCGCCCCCAACACTGCCTCACCATGCCCCTCACCTGCCCCACCAGGTGAGAAGTTTGAAAAAGCATTTCCCTTTAGGTTCAACCTAAAGCTAGACTTCAAATAGGCACAATTACTGTTGCAATTTAGCATAAGACAATAACACTGGTGGATGGTTCTCCTCAGCATTTGATCCTTTCGGGACGGGCCCGATGCCTAAGCCTCAGGACATGATGGGTTCATTCCTCGGACCAGGTAAAGTGGGGCAGCCAGACCCTTTCCTGCATGCTGCTCGCTCACCATCACCCACCCTGCAGCCTACAAGCCTCGGTAAGGCATGCTCCTTGCTGCTCTGCTGAACATTTTCCCACACCATCGTTTTGGGTGCACTTAAAGCATTTCAAGTGCCTGAACCAAATTAGGGTAAGGCATGTTTTCAGATATTTGCAAGATGCCACTAGGATAATTTCCCTTCATCTGTGCTTCTATTTAAACTGACACCCGAACCCGACTGCTGAGTATATATCCATTTTTAGCTTTTCTCTGTGCTTACTCACACATTTTTGTTGTATTGCTCATGTATGCTTGTAATTCACGAGTTTGCGTGCTGTATGTGAAGTGTTTGCAGGTCATCTCATTGCTACTCCATAGAGATTGCGCAGCTTGATTTTTCAACTCCAGCACAAGCTCCTACTAgtatttttttcctcacctcACAGTCAGTATTTTCAACTTTAAACATGGCAAAACAGTTTTTCTTAACTCCAGGTTTACACTTTTTTATACATTGAGGATTTAGGGCATGATGTCTGCATGAAGAAGAGCCTTCTGGCTTCTGTGGACAATTTTTAGTTAGCAACTATAAATTTAGTTTCCTCATCTACGAAACAACAGCTCTCTGAAGCTCAGTCCTGTTGATATTTTATTTGgcttaatgtgtttgtgtgcctcAATTCCCATTTTCCGTGTGCTCCGCCCGTGACCGATGGTTATGTGCTTCAACAGGTCGGAGTTCCCCCGTCCCTCCCGCCACCCCTACTGTCAATATTCAGCAACAAAACGCCATGGGAGGATGGGACTGGAACAGACCTGCTACCACAAGCACAGGTTCTCCCAAGCACACAgccacacatacaaacagatacCACACTGTTTGTAAAACTCATTGGCATCAGTGTCGTTCATTTTTCCCTCTTTGCTGTTTGCCAATTCATTCAGGAGGTTTTGGTATGGGTAGTCGGTCAGCCACTACCAGTCCCACTGGCTCAGTCCACAGCACCCCCACCCACCAAACCAAGCCAAACACTCTGGACCCATTCGCTGATATTGGCAACTTGGGGGGAAGCCTTGGAGGTGAGACGCTGGAAATGTTCCTAAGTTTTTGGTATTTTTGCTACTACCTAGCATGCCGTAATCTCTGTCCTTTTGATCAGGAGGCTCTGGCTTCTCGAGCAAGCCCACCACCCCTACTGGAACGGCCCCTTCCTTGCCTCCAATGGGCTCCCCATCGAGGCCTCCACCATCTCCCCAGCACACAGGACCCTGGCAGCCCCACGCAGGAGGCACTTTCCCCTCGTGGCAGGCTGGTGGAAGTGGTGGAGGGTGGCAACCACAAGGACAGGGTCCTGCTCCGCAGCCAAAGCCCAGCCCCAGCCACACTTCCATGCCGCACACATCGCCCCAGAATCGACCCAACTACAATGTTAGCTTCTCCGCAATGGGAGGAGGCTCACCCAGCGCAGGGGGAAAATCACAGGCTGGGATGGGTAAGCTCGAGAGGCTCATTGTTACGCTCCAAATGTTGTGGCTGGTCAGTTGGGGTATATTTCACATCAAaggacatttttcttttaaaacaaaatatagaTTGCACTTAACTCTGAAGTGATTCAGAAAAAGGTATTTCACCTTTGCATAGCACTCTTGGAGCAGAAAACACTTTCAACACTTTATGCCACTAAATCcaaatattttattacttttgttattatttaacaaaatagcTGCAAACATTTAGAGACAGCGCCGCATttttaatccattaaaatttTCATGCTGTGCACACATATATTGTTCTTCAGCTCACCGTATTATAATTACTGCATTTGTTGCTTAACAAGTATGTattctgtctttgtgtttgacTGCCTCTTTGTCAGGTTCGAAGCCCAAACCCTCGGATGCCAACTTTGACGACCTGCTGTCTGCTCAGGGCTTTGCGGGGACCAAAGAGAAGAAAGGGCCCAGGACTATAGCAGAGATGAGGAAGGAGGAGATGGCCAAAGAAATGGACCCTGAGAAACTAAAGGCATGGGCTGTTTGTTTGAAACTAATGAAGTTGAACTAATGATTTTTGGTTCATTGTGTCTGATTACAATTAGTTTTTGATGACATTTCGCTGCATTGTGGTCGCCTGTTTATCCAGTGTAGCTCAACAGAAGCAGTTCAGTGATTCCCAAAAGTAGGAGAGTGTACTCGAAAACCTTTGGCTGTTAaactttttctgtttatttcggAGTTAATGAAGCGTCCAATGTAGGTCTTCCATGACCAAATTTTGGTTCATCTAATTGCTcctttaaaagctttttttttaaataaaaccagaGCCAGAACTACTGAAAGCAGTTATGCTAATAATTGTTTCAAATCAGGTCCTCACTGGTTATTGGCTCCCCTCCTCTGCCTCCCTCTTCTGTGCCCTAGATTCTGGACTGGATTGAGGGGAAGGAGCGTAACATCCGTGCTCTGCTCTCCACCATGCACACTGTGCTTTGGGAAGGAGAGACACGCTGGAAGCCTGTGGGCATGGCTGACCTGGTTACTCCAGAGCAGGTCAAGAAGGTCTATCGCAAAGCAGTCCTGGTTGTTCACCCAGATAAGGTGAGACAGAATTTCTGATGAATGGGATCTTTATGCATTCTGTATGGATGGATGCAGTAATAGGAGAGAAGCTTGGCTGACTTTACATCTAATCCGTATATACAGAATAAATCAGCTGCAATAACGGGACATTCTTTACTTAAAAGCAACTGAAGGTAAAGTCAGATGAAAAAATAGTGACTGTCTTTATTTTCACTTCCTTCTCCTTGTATCAGGCTTATAAGCAATTCTGGATATGATGTGGCCATATTGTGATATAAAAAcgataatgacaataaaaactGGTTTGAAAAAACATAATTCCTCACAAGCATGCGTATACAGGGATGGAAAAGGAAAGATTTGACAACACTTTGTAccgttctgtaaaaaactaaGTACAACCCTATTGCTTCTATAAGAATTAAGgaggtaagtagcagccagatGCTGATAATCATGTGCTTGAGTAAGTGGTCATCAACAAGTTTGAGCACCTATGTGAAACAAGAAGttctggcagtttgctggtctgagTCATCCTTGTATTTTAACACAATGCCACAGTCTTCACAGAAGGGGACACCCAACCAACTTCATCCCAAACTCTGACCATGCAGTGGTCAGAGAAATTCTGTATCAGAAAACTTGAATGAACCAGAAGACTCCTTTGGACAGACGGGACCAATGTAGAGATATTTAAAGTACAACACAATATTTGGCAAAAATCAAACACAGTGTATCAGCACAAACAGCTCATACTCATAGCAACTggcaagcacggtggtggaggggtgatgctTTGGGTTGTTTTGCAGCAACATGACTTAGGAACCTTTAAATCATTTAGTCGAGTGTACACTCCTCAATATGCAAAAGTATTCTAGGGTCAAATTTGAGGACATCTATCTAATAGCTAAAGTTTGGCCATTACTGAGTCATGCAACATAataatgatcccaagcacaacagcaaatctacaacacaatagctgaaaaagagaaGTGTCAAGGTTTTTTCATGACTGTATGATCATCACACAGTTTCACCATTTTCCCCTTTAGTaaacttctttttactttttagcATCTTTTTACTCAGTTTTTCTATTCTTTCATTTATTGATTCACTTCTAGCTCTGGCTTCAGTTTGCTGAACAGCCAGTTGTAGTCCTGGGTCAAAGTAATCCTTAATAAAACAACCCTGGTTTATCTGCCTGTACCACATTGCAGAAAGACAGGTTTAGCTCACAGTTGGTGAATTGCTTAGAGGTGAAGGACCAGATATTTCCTTAGGGAAACGGATCTAAAAGAGTGTGAGCATTGGATTTGCATTGATACAACGCAGCATACAAGCATTATCAATAAgggttgtgttttgttttgtattcagAGCAGGTAGTAGCTGTAGTCAGCAAGAGAACCCGGATacaagacaaacacagacatgcaaatttaaaatgaatagacCGATCACATAAATGTAGACACACACAGTAGTGTCTGTGTGTTCAAAGTGCTGGAGGATGAAGTTTTTGCATATATGATGTTGCaacaagaaaacaagcaaaccaAACTAAAAGTTTGTGTGAGCGTGTGAACAATATAATGAAATACAAAGATATCTGAAACACTGCACCTTACTGTGTGAAGTGAAGAGTCTGTTAGCACAGAGTGCGTCACTCTCAGACTCTCAAGCCAAGCCAAGCCAGGCCACAGCTTCCCTTGTAATCCACTTAAAGATACGGCTATGCGGTACAGCAGCTACCATGTGGTCAGCTGAAGCAGGGCGGGCCTTTCCCACTGCACCTACTAAAACACCGCAGCTTGGCTTAACATGGACTCTTATCAGAATTAAACATGTGATTCAAATTATACCTGtaaacatccatccatgcagggatgcagtgtgtgtgtattatagAAAGACTGGGGTACCGTGTACTTCCTGACTCTCAGCACTGAAAGACAAGGTAGTGTCTTACCTGAATTGTCTGTCACAGTGAATAATAAAATGTTAACATAATGCTTGAGTAAAGCAAGCTGTAAATGAGAGACAAATGAACTGGGAATCTCAAAAGGCCAACATGTCCCAAATATGCTTTACTTATGGGTTCAtaactgttgtgttttttctctcctaCTTCGTAGGCGACAGGACAACCATACGAACAATATGCCAAGATGATTTTCATGGAACTAAATGATGCCTGGTCAGAATTTGAGACCCAAGGACAAAAGCCTCTCTACTGAATAAAGCGTAAGGGGACttaaggaggaggagatgatgtcCCTGCTGATTCCATCATCTAACCCTTAAAGTGTTACCACCTCTTGTCCGCGTACTGCAGCCACACCCTGCAACATCTGCCTTTATACCCATGCTTTAACTCGTGTCTTTCTTCTTGCCACAAAAACGCAGAACTTGAGTGATGACAGGCTATAGAACAGCCTCCCGTGCCCGGACTAGAAGCTCAGACGAACGGCTGACTCTCTGTAGCTCTAATATCCATGCTGTATGTATGAACCAACCcattcaaaaaaattaaaaatcactgGGACGTCAAAGAGACGGATCAAAACAAAGTGAGAGCTCTTGATCTGGAAAAAGAAACGCCAGAGAATAAACTGAGCAAGCATTTGTCAGACTGCTCTTGGAGCATGAAGAAGTCTGTGAGGCACAACAAGCATTTAACAGCATTCaagccatttttttttatactgtgAGCAAACACTGAATTCAAGATCAGTTCCGTCATATCAAATCCACAGTTTTCACGCTATTTAATGTTCCTataaataacaaacacaaacagcagcgTCAAGTTAAAATAGGCTGTTTGGAGGTGATTGGATTAGAAAAGCTTGATCACAGGTCGAGTTTCACCTTAGCCTGAAGATGTCGTTTGCTGAGTGTAGCTGAGGAAactaaattagatttttttttaaaaacagtaacaCAATAACTTGACTTGGTATGTGACATATATGATATCATGTGGAATGGTTTTGTTATGAAGAGAGTTAATAAGAATTGGTGTGTCTGACATCTTGAAGCCTTGTGGGGAACTGGGGATTGTATGTTTTAGCATTAGCACATGTACAGTTCCTTAcatgaagcaccttgaggcctCGCGTACACTCACTCATATACTAATATATTTTTGCTTTACATCTCTGTGAAAGCACAAACTGATGAATCGAATCGGTGCAGCTCTCAAGGAAGGCAATTCAtgaattaatttattaaatCACTTTGTTTGTCTTAAAAATATTGGTTCAAAATCAATCTGCTTGTGAGAAAGAGTTCAGGACTTTCAGGCTGTCGTCTTAAAGACTTTTAACGTCTGTCAAACACAGTCGTCAGCCAAAACAGTAAAAACCACTGGCAGTTAAAGCAAATCTGATCACAGTGCAGCTCTCTGCTGGGAAACATAAGGCAGTTCATGAGAATGTGACGCCCTTAACATCACACCTATCCTTCAGACTCCCCAGATCCCCCACGTCTGATCAAAGATCCATGGGATGCACTCTAACAGACGCCTCCACACAACCAGAGGACTCAAAAAATTTGCCTCTGTCCCAGTGCCAGAGTTTGTAAGACACCCCAAAACATCCCATCTTGATGCTCTGATGAGTCACAGCTGTTCTAGAGGGGAGCCTGCATTAAATTAGGGAGGTGGTTGTAAGGTTGAGACTGGGTGGTGTAATCTCAGAACCACAGAAGTGACACTAATGTGCTTAAACACAAACCATCAAGAACGCAATAAGAGTTCTGTTTACTGTATATCAGTGTTTCATATCAGGCAGATCGTACTCTCTTTCATCAAAACACTGATTTACAACAATTTACTTTtcattgatttgttttgtttactttttacttcatTTGCTACACTTTTATTCATAAACAGCATAAAGGAATGGGGTATGCATTAGAAGTAGTGAACAGCAGTAGATGCTGCAGCTGATGTGTACTAACCTAACAGAaacatttgttcatttttgatGCATTTGGTCCCTTTTTATGTGCAATGATTCACAAAATCAGTTCTTAGTGCTAAGTGGGGAAAATGATAAAATATGCAATAACTAGAGAGGCAATGATCAATTTCTTTCAAGCACATGAAGTTTTCACAAAACAGTAATATGTTCCTACACGATCCCCAGCTATCCGCTTAAACTGTTTCACCCTGTTGTTTATTCTTCACACGCAAATTGAGCCAAGTGTTTACCTTCTCATGCTCATGCTCAGTTAAAGATCCTGAAACTGTTAACTGTCTTCATGATCTCTGATTTGTATAGTAAGGTCAAAGGTGATTTTCTGTTGGCATCATACTGTCTTTTCCCTTCACTGGATTTCATTCGTCCAGTTTGTTCATCTGCATTAAGGATGCTGACTGACTTCTGAGCAGCGTAAGAGAATCGTGTGAGGTGTGGTTTCATTAGCTGGCTGAGGACCCCGAAAGGATCCCAAAACAAGTGTTGACTGGGTCGTCGAACAAGACTCCGGGTCTCAGGCTGAAAATACTGAACTTTAATCTGGAGGCGACTGCTTTCTTTGTCGTTTTACAAGATATGAGAAGTGTGTAGTATGTGTCTATGCTTTATTTACACTGAGGACCTACATGTGAAATAACCCTCATAGGCTCCCTCGCTGACTGAATCTGCGATCTTACAGCTATGTTAAAAAGCTAACCTCTATATTGTAGTCAGTGGATGTGTGTTGTTTGAACTTGTGGTATGTATGGAGGAGCTCAGATTTGGATACAGAGTACTGTAAGTTATGTGTTTGCCTGTCTCCTGTTCAAATATTACTTAAGCTGTGTAAAAATTCTGTTCATGTTGTTCTTTTCAGTTCTGTTTACGGTTACAGGATGTACATAATGATCAAGTGCAGCGCACAGAAATAAACAGTAAACAGAAACCGGAGGAGGGTGAGCGgcatttctcagtttttctgtctcacttggcttttgtctttgtaaccaCTAGAGGGCTGCATTGTACAGCACATGTCATGATCAGTTGAGCTGAGAGTCCCAGTAAAAGGACGTGGTGCCACCCTCATGGGGTCTGTTTCTGAGAGTTTGGCCAGAAACATGCACATGAGGACCCTGCTGGTGGTGATGTGCTCCTCATATTCCTTGCACAAAGGAGTCTTGCTGCAGTCCGAGTCTCTTATAACGGCGTATCTTCTGGTCTCCCTCCACACTCTTGATACTGTGCCTCGAGACACGGCAAAACTTCTTTTGACAGCTGAACTACCTGTGCAGCTGTCACAGGCTGCAGGTGCAGCAAGTTGTAAACATCTAAAAACAAGAcgaatttatttttatatttattcttttaatttaaatctgaaAGAAAACCTGTCAGAGTGAAAAGTGCAAAGAAAGGAACCCAAGTTAACTGAGCTGCCTTTTCCATCCTATAAGCATTTAGAAGAATATTAAATAATATGATGGTGTACTGCCACTTTAAAAAGGCTTTTCTCCTCAGCAACCTTATCACCATCATGCACTGGCTCACAGTCAGGTCCCGAATCTCCagtaaaatccttctcctcacctCTAAATCCCTACGTGATCTTGTTCCCCAGTGTTTATCTGATCTTTTCCCCTGCACTCCATCCTGGATTCTGCTTTCCACAGATAAAGATACAGATACTCTGCATCCCTCTACACCAAACTCCAATCTTTCGAGGACACAGCCTTTCATGCCCCCATCCCCCGCCCTCTGAGATGTCACCTGTTCACACAGGCTTTTGGGCTTTGACTTTTGACCAGAAAGCGACCTTCTTGGGTTTCTTGAAAGGCCCTTAACATACAGACTCACAATGGCAGCAacgtttttgtttctgtttattggaAAAATCACGTTAATCAGATCATCAATGTCAACTTGTGGCAGTGCACGACTACTCTGATGCTAATGAGCCATCACAGTATAAGCTGTGGCACAATGCTGCTATTTGCTACTCATGCTCCAGCCTCTCCGGCTTTGTTACCATCTGGGGCTGATAGTTCTCCCCTTGGGGCCCAGTTTCGGGAAAACATGGCTGCGGTGCCAGCGTTAGATTATCCAGAAGGAAATTTAGGGTAATTGAATATAATCCCCCCCAATCAGTGATTCACTGTAAAACAAAGTTACTGCTGGACACTTCAGTTTTTCCTTCTTCCAACTTGCTCTGCTGACAGTGCTGACGCACTTCTCGAGAGACTCCAGTGCTGATGGATGTTTACCATCAGCACAGGCCgatgttttattttcatgatATCCTACACCATTAAACACCAGCCGCATTTGGGTGTCAAGCTGTgtgacacacacagagtttgaaaaaaagaaagaaaaaaagctatgAGCAGAGGGGACATGGATGAAATTAGAAATGAGTAAGCATGTTTGCACCACAAAATGATCACTGagaagaaatgtttttaatttatagGAAATCATTATTGCAAGCAAATCGACTGTATGAGTCGCTTCATAATCTTACAAGTTGAAgttgttttgaaatgtaatCCATTTGCCCTTTTTCTATAATACGGTTGGACTGTTTGCACCAATCTGTGGAAAGAGGTGCCAATCCTGTCACTGAGCCTGGGCACCACCAaaatagttttgtttgttaGCCCTCTGCTTAAAATTGATATAAATTTAATGAATGGAGCTCTGAGAGAGGTTTCCCACTATGTATGGAAAATAAAGTAGCCCCCAGAGTAAGAAGACAGTCTTGCTCTGGGTTTTAATAAAAGTGTTGTCTTTTATTACAGTTAATTAATGTAAATCCAATTTTTCTGCCCACAGAAAAGCCAGCTTGGTTTCATCACAGCTCACCTGCTGCTGAAGCGAGTCTaatctctctgtttttatttttttattggagTTCATTATTTACTCATCTTTTTGTGAACAATGTGAAcatttccatgttcagtgtttaATGCACCGTGTAATTCACTCTATATATAAAGAGGCCAAAAGATCCGCTGTTTGCTGAGCCTGACTCGCACAATCAGATTATCTAGATtttagaaatgaaatgaaatataaagCCAAGGTAAACACTGACGTGCAGTTCCCAAAAAGGGGGTCTTAATCATCTTTTTAATATAACCAACATAAACCTGGACTGGCCACAAATTGCTCTCACAAAGAGACTGATGATAACAAGGGAACATTGTTTTTCTGCATCaacgatgaaaaaaaaaagtagattgGTCTGTGCCAAGCACTGTCGTCAGTTTAAAGGATA belongs to Oreochromis niloticus isolate F11D_XX linkage group LG17, O_niloticus_UMD_NMBU, whole genome shotgun sequence and includes:
- the dnajc6 gene encoding putative tyrosine-protein phosphatase auxilin isoform X3, with product MSLLGAYKKKSSYDGYESLQLVESGGDSFSIGRGSSGGTLGGSIAATLGPKAGPLREEDCSTMDSSDMDAGYGGGLLDMVKGGAGKFFSNFKDNLKDTLKDTSTKVMHQVATYTKGELDIAYITSRIIVMTYPAESVQIGYQNHVEDIRSFLDSRHADHYTVFNLSQRNYRGAKFSNRVSECNWPSRQAPSLHNLFAVCKNMYNWLKQNPKNVCVITCSDGRAPSGVLVCAMFCFCHLFNNPVPAMQLLSAKRPGSGLWPSHRRYIGYVCSMVSEKPSLPHSKPLVIKALTMSPIPCFNKQRSGCRPFCDVLIGETKIFTTAQEYERMKEHRVQDGKVVFPLGVSVQGDVVVSVYHMRSTIGGRLQAKVSNTQIFQIQFHTGFIAPGTTMLKFNKPELDACDSPEKYPQLFHVILDVEVEGVDKQKDLTPPWEQFPCKDLSPNVLFSGHQEHQDALAIAEPSRSHGGPDGRVRGEESEPSDDEMLSLSSQQSNASAAHQKPDLPAPTSAAPAPAEEVDLLGLDGDEVNRPSSKPPSTSAATTDLLGDLFGGPPQSTSGPSSAQSTPHKVAPNTASPCPSPAPPAFDPFGTGPMPKPQDMMGSFLGPGRSSPVPPATPTVNIQQQNAMGGWDWNRPATTSTGGFGMGSRSATTSPTGSVHSTPTHQTKPNTLDPFADIGNLGGSLGGGSGFSSKPTTPTGTAPSLPPMGSPSRPPPSPQHTGPWQPHAGGTFPSWQAGGSGGGWQPQGQGPAPQPKPSPSHTSMPHTSPQNRPNYNVSFSAMGGGSPSAGGKSQAGMGSKPKPSDANFDDLLSAQGFAGTKEKKGPRTIAEMRKEEMAKEMDPEKLKILDWIEGKERNIRALLSTMHTVLWEGETRWKPVGMADLVTPEQVKKVYRKAVLVVHPDKATGQPYEQYAKMIFMELNDAWSEFETQGQKPLY